From one Microbulbifer sp. A4B17 genomic stretch:
- a CDS encoding DNA binding protein, with translation MFQEYEQIEQQIAEHQARIEELQEQMAQAERKKDGVIAYDKALVNLAAEYHMEEEEFFVARGQQIVEWLVAQLGDEDPADYVQTLKARVARHLKKEGDSPRRGRRAAPAAKTAEPKLETGHYRNPYTGATVEKKKRNPKALSQWIDEYGLDTVKEWKI, from the coding sequence ATGTTTCAGGAATACGAACAAATTGAACAACAAATCGCCGAACATCAGGCAAGAATCGAAGAGCTACAAGAGCAAATGGCTCAAGCTGAACGCAAAAAGGATGGTGTAATCGCCTACGATAAGGCACTGGTAAACCTTGCCGCTGAATACCACATGGAAGAAGAGGAGTTCTTCGTTGCACGTGGTCAGCAAATCGTTGAGTGGCTGGTTGCGCAATTGGGTGATGAAGACCCCGCAGATTACGTGCAAACCCTTAAAGCCCGTGTTGCCCGCCACTTGAAGAAAGAAGGTGACAGCCCGCGTCGCGGCCGCCGTGCAGCGCCTGCTGCAAAGACAGCAGAGCCTAAGCTGGAAACGGGTCACTATCGCAATCCATATACTGGCGCTACTGTTGAGAAGAAAAAACGCAACCCTAAGGCTCTCAGCCAGTGGATTGATGAGTACGGTCTGGATACTGTAAAAGAGTGGAAAATCTAA
- a CDS encoding NAD(P)/FAD-dependent oxidoreductase, with product MKKIVIVGGGASGLHLATRLGQHFSFTPFFKRRRKSPAAKVTLVDKSRTHLWKPLLHQVASGALDANMDALNYQVHARIHGYEFQLGSLKSLDRERQVIELDQVNDDDGNELVPARELEYDYLMLCIGGHSNDFHIPGVRENCFFLDSSSEAQRFHRNLLNHFLRLETCVDDKLQVAIVGGGATGVELSAELVDAVKLVGNYGRIRPNAMEITLIEGGEHLLPALPKRIGNNAEHELAKMGVNILTGHHIAAATRNGLVTACGNELPAAIRVWAAGVKAPKFLTQLDGLSTNRLNQIEVETTLQTQTDPKIFAMGDCASCIDGNHQRVPPRAQAAQQMATLAGDNIIALVEDKPLHHFYYRDRGSLVSLSQYTAIGNLMGALVKGSLTIEGRLAGLAYRSLYRMHLAAIHGWPRAMLLYLIGQANRFVKPKLKMH from the coding sequence ATGAAAAAGATTGTTATTGTTGGCGGCGGCGCCAGTGGCCTGCACTTGGCAACACGGCTCGGTCAACATTTTTCTTTCACACCTTTTTTTAAACGTCGCCGCAAATCCCCCGCCGCAAAAGTCACTCTGGTTGATAAAAGTCGAACCCACCTATGGAAACCCCTTTTGCATCAAGTTGCCTCTGGCGCACTGGATGCCAATATGGATGCGCTGAACTATCAGGTGCACGCCCGTATCCACGGTTATGAATTCCAGCTGGGAAGCCTGAAGTCTCTCGACCGCGAGCGCCAGGTTATAGAGCTGGACCAGGTCAATGATGATGATGGCAATGAATTAGTGCCCGCAAGGGAGTTAGAATACGATTATTTAATGCTGTGCATCGGCGGGCACAGTAATGACTTTCATATTCCCGGTGTCAGGGAGAATTGTTTTTTTCTGGACAGCAGCAGTGAAGCTCAAAGGTTTCACCGAAATCTTCTCAATCATTTCCTGCGCTTGGAAACCTGTGTCGACGATAAACTACAAGTGGCAATTGTTGGCGGGGGGGCAACGGGCGTAGAACTCTCAGCTGAATTAGTAGATGCAGTAAAGCTGGTTGGCAACTATGGGCGCATTCGTCCCAATGCCATGGAGATCACCCTGATAGAGGGAGGCGAGCACCTACTTCCTGCACTTCCTAAACGAATTGGTAATAATGCTGAACACGAACTGGCCAAGATGGGAGTCAATATTCTCACAGGGCACCATATCGCAGCCGCAACGAGAAATGGGCTTGTGACCGCCTGTGGAAACGAGTTACCTGCAGCCATCCGGGTGTGGGCCGCCGGTGTCAAGGCACCGAAGTTCCTAACCCAACTGGATGGTCTCAGCACTAATCGACTCAATCAAATCGAAGTGGAAACCACGCTTCAAACCCAAACTGACCCTAAGATTTTTGCCATGGGAGATTGCGCCAGTTGTATCGATGGCAATCACCAACGAGTACCGCCACGCGCCCAGGCTGCACAGCAAATGGCGACCCTGGCTGGCGATAATATTATCGCCCTTGTAGAAGATAAACCTTTGCACCATTTTTATTATCGAGACCGAGGCTCTCTGGTATCCCTCAGTCAGTACACTGCCATTGGCAACCTGATGGGGGCACTGGTTAAAGGCAGCCTTACAATAGAGGGGCGCCTCGCCGGCCTTGCCTACCGCTCACTCTATCGCATGCACCTGGCTGCAATTCACGGATGGCCTCGCGCTATGTTGCTCTACCTGATTGGGCAGGCAAACCGCTTTGTAAAACCAAAACTGAAAATGCACTAA
- the cobB gene encoding Sir2 family NAD+-dependent deacetylase, protein MKNQYQKIVVLTGAGISAESGIGTFRGANGLWENYRLEDVATPEAFDRDPALVHRFYNERRQQLLSADIKPNPAHLALAELEQKFQGEYLLVTQNIDNLHERAGSEQLIHMHGELLKARCSLSNELFSLNSDLSMADICDCCQQAGTLRPHVVWFGEMPLEMDTIYEALSECDLFISIGTSGNVYPAAGFVECANQAGAQTIELNLERSSIGDAFKEHRHGPASQVVDRFVKEIIN, encoded by the coding sequence ATGAAAAACCAGTATCAAAAAATTGTAGTGCTTACCGGTGCCGGTATTTCAGCCGAATCCGGCATAGGTACTTTTCGCGGAGCCAATGGCCTTTGGGAAAATTATCGTCTGGAAGATGTCGCCACTCCGGAAGCATTTGATCGCGATCCCGCATTGGTACACAGATTTTACAATGAACGCCGCCAGCAACTGCTATCTGCGGATATCAAACCCAATCCCGCCCACCTGGCCCTGGCTGAACTGGAGCAGAAATTTCAGGGGGAATACTTACTGGTTACCCAAAATATAGATAACTTGCATGAGAGGGCAGGAAGCGAGCAACTCATTCATATGCATGGCGAGTTGCTAAAAGCACGCTGCAGTCTGAGTAACGAACTATTTTCGCTTAACTCAGACCTCTCTATGGCAGATATTTGTGACTGCTGCCAGCAAGCGGGAACCCTTCGTCCACATGTAGTCTGGTTCGGCGAAATGCCGCTCGAAATGGATACTATCTATGAAGCACTATCGGAATGCGATCTATTTATTAGCATCGGCACTTCGGGGAATGTCTATCCAGCAGCGGGGTTTGTCGAATGTGCCAACCAAGCCGGAGCCCAGACCATAGAGCTTAACCTGGAGCGCAGTAGTATCGGTGATGCCTTCAAGGAGCACCGACACGGACCGGCTTCACAGGTAGTCGATAGGTTTGTAAAAGAAATTATTAATTAA
- the selD gene encoding selenide, water dikinase SelD yields the protein MQEHPNYQDILLVGGGHSHAIVLQMWAMNPLPGARLTLVSPQVQTAYSGMLPGMVAGHYSLDDTHIDLARLCRAAGARFVQACAHEIDIEARSVSLLGRPPMEYDLLSLDVGATPARELPGSELAIPVKPIGHFYRFWQKVQKQAGEGDSTMRLGVVGGGAGGCELTMAMARALQGAVKEKRAEIHLVHGASAIPQGYPNRARKLVVREMEKLGVQLHHNWAVNEITEQGVVNARGECLSLDQVILTTNACAPPWLANSGLSLDEKGFVLVDQSLRAEGRADIFAAGDVASFAPEPLPKAGVYAVRQGPILFHNLRASLIGQRLKQYRPQRDFLSLLSCGGKRAVAVRNGLAAAGHLMWRWKDYIDRAFMRRFSELPMDMAGHSKTKTGEVVDQRAGTSLSPMRCNGCGAKVGADILRRTLATLPTQNSDYLLRGVGDDAAVMDLPPNHLLVQSSDQLRAPVDDPWIFGRLAALHALSDLFAMNARPASAQILATLPTAAEEITRRDLQQLLAGAIHELNRHHCVLSGGHTAEGSEMLMGLTVNGLAEREHLLEKTGARRGDCLILSKPLGVGTILAAEGAGEAKGLWLQQALETMLHSNGEAAEIFARHGAHALTDVTGFGLLGHLLEMLGPDGLCAMLIAENLPLISGAATCVERGWLSSLQPQNASAYAFIENPQEWQPLPQWSLITDPQTCGGLLAAVPVDQAEACIGALLQRGYTQASVIGVVTGSETSEVSVQLRKSEDWRTLITQDSETVQSQA from the coding sequence ATGCAGGAGCACCCAAACTATCAGGACATCCTTCTGGTCGGCGGCGGCCACAGCCACGCTATTGTGCTGCAAATGTGGGCCATGAACCCACTGCCCGGCGCGCGCCTGACCCTGGTCTCTCCACAAGTGCAAACTGCCTATTCCGGCATGCTGCCCGGTATGGTCGCTGGCCACTACTCCCTGGATGACACCCACATTGATCTCGCCCGGCTGTGCCGAGCTGCAGGAGCCCGTTTTGTTCAGGCCTGTGCCCACGAGATTGATATTGAAGCCCGCAGCGTATCCCTACTGGGCAGGCCCCCGATGGAATACGATCTGCTCTCTCTGGATGTAGGCGCCACTCCCGCCCGCGAGTTACCAGGTTCCGAACTGGCAATCCCAGTAAAACCCATAGGCCACTTCTACCGTTTTTGGCAAAAAGTCCAGAAGCAGGCAGGTGAAGGCGACTCCACAATGCGTCTGGGGGTTGTCGGCGGCGGTGCCGGGGGCTGTGAACTGACCATGGCAATGGCCCGCGCCCTGCAGGGGGCAGTTAAGGAAAAGCGCGCTGAAATTCACCTGGTTCACGGTGCAAGTGCTATACCCCAGGGCTACCCAAACCGAGCGCGAAAATTAGTCGTCAGGGAAATGGAAAAGCTGGGTGTCCAACTACACCATAACTGGGCGGTAAATGAAATTACCGAACAGGGTGTCGTCAATGCCAGAGGCGAGTGCCTCTCCCTGGACCAGGTCATCCTTACAACCAATGCCTGCGCCCCACCCTGGTTAGCTAATTCCGGCCTTTCGCTGGATGAAAAGGGGTTTGTCCTGGTGGATCAATCACTTCGCGCTGAGGGAAGAGCAGATATCTTTGCTGCCGGTGATGTTGCAAGCTTTGCGCCGGAACCCCTGCCAAAGGCTGGGGTTTACGCCGTTCGCCAAGGACCGATCTTATTTCACAACCTGCGCGCCTCCCTGATCGGACAGCGTTTAAAACAATATCGGCCGCAGCGGGATTTTCTCAGCCTGCTCTCCTGTGGCGGCAAACGGGCTGTCGCTGTTCGCAACGGTCTCGCTGCTGCTGGCCATCTGATGTGGCGGTGGAAGGATTATATCGACCGCGCATTTATGCGGCGCTTCAGCGAACTCCCAATGGATATGGCTGGCCACTCCAAAACCAAAACAGGTGAAGTCGTAGATCAGCGTGCGGGCACTTCTCTTTCACCCATGCGCTGCAATGGCTGTGGTGCAAAAGTCGGAGCTGATATACTGCGGCGCACTCTGGCCACCCTACCGACACAGAATTCTGATTATCTTCTGCGAGGTGTTGGCGATGATGCTGCCGTCATGGACCTGCCCCCTAACCACTTATTAGTTCAGAGTTCCGATCAACTGCGGGCCCCTGTGGATGATCCCTGGATTTTTGGCCGGTTGGCAGCCCTTCACGCCCTGTCCGACCTGTTCGCCATGAATGCCCGCCCTGCCAGCGCACAAATTCTCGCTACCCTGCCGACAGCTGCTGAAGAAATTACCCGGCGAGACCTGCAGCAATTGCTCGCAGGTGCCATCCACGAACTTAACCGCCACCATTGTGTTCTGTCTGGCGGACACACTGCTGAAGGCTCAGAAATGCTGATGGGGCTCACCGTCAACGGACTGGCAGAGCGGGAACACCTACTGGAAAAAACCGGTGCCCGCAGAGGGGATTGCCTAATCCTCAGCAAACCCCTGGGTGTGGGTACCATCCTGGCCGCAGAGGGGGCGGGAGAAGCCAAAGGCCTGTGGCTGCAGCAGGCACTGGAAACCATGCTGCACAGTAATGGGGAAGCCGCAGAAATATTTGCTAGACATGGCGCCCACGCACTGACCGATGTCACCGGCTTTGGCTTACTGGGCCACCTGCTGGAAATGCTCGGGCCCGATGGACTCTGTGCGATGCTAATCGCCGAGAACCTGCCTTTAATTTCCGGCGCCGCCACCTGTGTAGAACGTGGGTGGCTATCCAGCCTCCAACCACAGAATGCCAGTGCTTACGCCTTTATTGAGAACCCCCAGGAATGGCAGCCATTACCACAATGGTCACTCATTACCGACCCACAAACCTGTGGAGGGCTGCTGGCTGCGGTACCCGTCGATCAGGCCGAAGCCTGTATCGGAGCACTGCTGCAACGAGGATACACCCAGGCCTCCGTTATCGGTGTGGTTACAGGTTCAGAAACCTCAGAAGTAAGCGTTCAGTTGCGTAAATCAGAGGATTGGCGCACGCTGATCACACAGGACAGCGAAACCGTGCAGAGCCAGGCCTGA
- a CDS encoding histidine phosphatase family protein → MVSRFKRYIFCILFVLVGVPNSAFADSSESQAQVIYLVRHAEKERGPGVGRDPNLTEVGRQRARQLAYILGGVGIDTIYSTDYNRTRETAEPLSKELGLEVKIYDPRDLKAFANSLSQAGKRILVVGHSNTTPKLAELLGGKKGRPIREASEFDRLYILVRDDEGVTTLIQRYGPMKPLQDDNISTETL, encoded by the coding sequence GTGGTTTCAAGATTTAAACGGTATATTTTCTGTATACTTTTTGTTCTGGTTGGAGTTCCGAACTCGGCTTTTGCGGACTCTTCTGAGTCTCAGGCACAGGTTATTTACCTGGTACGCCACGCAGAAAAAGAGAGGGGGCCTGGAGTTGGTCGAGATCCTAACCTGACTGAGGTGGGTCGGCAACGTGCGCGACAACTTGCCTATATTCTTGGTGGTGTAGGAATCGATACTATCTATAGCACTGACTACAATCGAACCCGGGAAACGGCTGAGCCTCTGTCAAAAGAATTGGGGCTTGAAGTCAAAATTTATGACCCAAGAGATTTAAAAGCGTTTGCTAATTCTTTGAGTCAGGCAGGAAAGCGAATTTTAGTCGTTGGGCACAGCAATACCACCCCAAAACTTGCAGAGTTACTCGGCGGTAAAAAAGGGCGGCCTATTAGAGAGGCCAGTGAATTTGACCGCCTGTATATTCTTGTGCGTGATGATGAGGGAGTAACCACTCTGATTCAACGCTATGGTCCGATGAAGCCGCTGCAAGATGATAATATCAGCACAGAAACTCTTTAA
- a CDS encoding DUF748 domain-containing protein produces the protein MGLIAIAVCVKPIARRLILMPSEPTTQSAFCRRLLWWLFSALLLVEVVHWWAAHWVREKTDQWMEERGLEFHVKHLQVSLLDLSVNALGVKAKNQEGRGFSAREVMLDYSWWQLLRGRVHLPRASVSGAYMDLQSTPGELYRVWEVGGWSLGGGKRQDRDFRLTIGWAQVRDSELCYLHKPIWMEATCASFDDVRASDFFLSLWRKGDVPLKVDIEAADLLVSDLLAWERGQSHYNTVIGQLHGDRVSFLWPSLDTGVSEFSAEYFSGCPPQPWADAIQGLQQLIGHCASARRLKAKGDVRFGFGRKAIARWHMLNGDDVVLRRSDQRWQDWRAGVISISDFDFVRQKKRIQWERGFAQAFDWCPLDLRNANSHLCLRAANLDLPEETVFDWNHRLKITTGSSSINRGYLLDMAQSTSHPIRANNGVFGPLQFYAKTRILSFAHLAIETANGCVPGGLWQKPDHCMSMVGLKSTEEFAFRFGSAKQDIGWGLSSGPLQLAQFSIGARGRPRAELHELRWQSIDTIGNDGPLSAQDFFLQSLSGCVPQDFLPPDWQPLCARLNSLSGRGHFAWQGGKDGYAILGKMRLHRLRLNDSGGVGGGLLVQQFESGDSFYKRKVANNPWLANTQLPGIPAGAEDDNYGSEKGRLDQQDIDAEKSPDDLALATVENPNLEIKSLSLKQLGGCLTQSWIRLFYRANKNHDELPVCFDIRTLRQGEPLLIAWQEGIDVSIGEVSVDSAEAKTKENRKLFEFAGIELPLARIRHRSRPDSQTYIALPDAVAEQVKSCFPSGRMVSSLDIHCVEVERLSLGDYFYLYTSPHYLSTNMDNSAIKSVQLRNLSEVKTFDIGGVLIPKLELLWSREKPEQSKIEFQDVTADTLTLCLPKLAEKNKSIPTCVYGRDLHSVGQSGWSIDEIEFKNNIGAEPLLQLGQVVTERMSFSASTLDLYGLNINNVLFCGLQAFFSENNSEMRLADCIETPQVSFSGSWVKVGIGPGATRLELGPLKSEPIAFWQKGSDYLQAGVQSLSWGHFVWDSGAVFSVSDLNLLNIRVCTKDTGLAVTVAKLNRAKVGDSHHCFGVDRLSMPGLQKIKLSTPWSVQGSVELVGLSIPRKKLGPLKIPKFEIDNISLQGESLAQATGARGCMPAGMLKDDKIAPCYEFGAFSIGKAEGTNGAGGRQLILSGIKISNVKLHEQNFPQDLPLKLLSVSGMGAGHLSIGRQGIDFRELQFEEIAGCFPSGYLDQGDHCFSFSSLMLEGNYHRGQGADLSVVRVNGITLFSPTGEELVHGESITFSNLLFTDTEWRFATAEALHFHFFERNPGSLEFDRHRWMADFKSLWVEGLSYYRPKKLLNIGFIDFLRPRFILLRDLSGKFPVARKINELRGFGGIDTFTFREKGVSPLLYHLGDLYLKHGTFSWVDHQDEFRARLPVRDINFNLSDLSNLAEHPPAVIVVNGRPGGFGEVQIGGTVDYLGDKKWNADLTGYLTSVNLIPATPYMAKLLGYKILQGQGDAVVNIQVFENQLNGFADIRLEKLKVRRVRKDDQLPVKSTLIPLNVALWLLKDGKGDIRFSMPVSGNIRDPKFSFSFVFSELLQKAIIDALISYFTPYGVYLLVRYAWGRFRAKSFTSIDFEPGSSELTNLALTQLQRMVFVLHKNPDARPGVCGISNARDWQALYPYAAAGISRSRRALVAFYRNPPLELREELENLAMERSRVVERYLIDAGIEASELIPCAPDYIGKDFGDPRVEFSN, from the coding sequence ATGGGCCTAATTGCAATTGCAGTCTGCGTAAAACCTATTGCCCGGCGCTTAATTCTAATGCCCTCAGAGCCTACTACTCAAAGTGCCTTTTGCCGCCGCTTATTGTGGTGGTTGTTCTCCGCACTATTGCTGGTGGAAGTGGTGCATTGGTGGGCGGCACATTGGGTGCGTGAAAAAACCGACCAATGGATGGAGGAGCGGGGGCTTGAGTTTCATGTTAAGCATCTGCAGGTGTCACTCCTGGACTTGAGTGTTAATGCTCTCGGTGTAAAAGCTAAAAATCAAGAGGGGCGGGGATTCTCTGCCCGTGAAGTGATGCTCGACTACAGCTGGTGGCAATTACTGCGTGGCAGGGTCCATTTACCCAGAGCCTCGGTGAGTGGTGCATATATGGACCTCCAATCCACCCCCGGTGAACTCTATCGAGTATGGGAAGTGGGAGGGTGGAGCCTGGGAGGGGGGAAAAGACAGGACCGGGACTTCCGCCTGACGATTGGTTGGGCGCAAGTGCGCGACAGTGAACTCTGCTATTTACACAAGCCGATCTGGATGGAAGCCACCTGTGCCTCCTTCGATGATGTTCGCGCAAGTGACTTCTTTTTGAGTTTGTGGCGCAAAGGTGATGTGCCCCTTAAGGTAGACATCGAGGCAGCTGATTTACTGGTCAGTGATTTGTTGGCCTGGGAGAGAGGTCAATCCCACTACAATACGGTGATTGGACAGCTGCACGGGGATAGGGTCAGCTTCCTTTGGCCGAGCCTTGATACGGGCGTAAGTGAATTTAGTGCGGAGTACTTTTCTGGGTGTCCCCCACAGCCTTGGGCTGACGCTATACAGGGGTTACAGCAGCTGATTGGTCACTGCGCTTCAGCGCGGCGGCTCAAAGCGAAAGGCGATGTGCGATTTGGCTTTGGTCGCAAAGCGATTGCCCGATGGCACATGTTAAATGGTGACGATGTTGTGCTGCGGCGCAGTGATCAACGCTGGCAGGATTGGCGAGCGGGCGTCATCAGTATCAGTGACTTCGATTTTGTCCGACAGAAAAAGCGCATTCAATGGGAGCGGGGTTTTGCCCAGGCATTTGACTGGTGCCCCTTGGATCTGCGCAATGCCAACTCCCATCTCTGCCTGCGGGCCGCCAACCTGGATCTCCCCGAAGAGACCGTTTTCGATTGGAATCATCGTTTAAAAATAACTACGGGGTCCAGTTCGATAAACCGGGGCTACCTCTTGGATATGGCGCAATCTACAAGCCATCCTATCAGGGCAAATAATGGTGTATTTGGCCCCCTTCAGTTTTATGCAAAAACTCGAATACTGTCTTTTGCCCATCTTGCGATTGAAACCGCTAATGGATGTGTACCGGGGGGGCTTTGGCAGAAACCTGACCATTGTATGTCCATGGTTGGACTCAAAAGCACAGAGGAGTTTGCTTTTCGTTTTGGCTCTGCCAAGCAAGATATAGGCTGGGGGCTCTCCAGTGGTCCACTGCAATTGGCACAATTCTCCATAGGCGCCAGGGGGAGGCCGAGGGCTGAGCTGCATGAATTGCGCTGGCAATCCATTGATACCATTGGTAATGATGGCCCCCTATCAGCGCAGGACTTTTTCTTACAATCTCTTTCGGGCTGTGTGCCCCAGGACTTCCTACCTCCGGATTGGCAACCCTTATGTGCACGATTAAACAGTCTTTCTGGGCGGGGGCACTTTGCCTGGCAGGGGGGGAAAGATGGATATGCCATATTGGGAAAAATGAGGTTGCACCGATTACGGTTAAATGATTCCGGTGGCGTGGGTGGAGGTTTACTGGTTCAGCAGTTTGAAAGTGGAGACAGTTTCTATAAAAGAAAGGTTGCAAATAATCCTTGGTTGGCAAACACCCAGTTGCCAGGAATTCCTGCGGGGGCCGAAGATGATAACTACGGTAGCGAAAAAGGAAGATTGGATCAACAGGATATTGATGCGGAGAAAAGTCCCGATGATTTAGCGCTGGCAACCGTAGAGAACCCCAATCTGGAAATAAAGAGCCTCTCTTTAAAGCAGCTTGGTGGGTGCCTTACCCAAAGCTGGATCAGATTATTCTATCGTGCCAATAAAAATCACGACGAGCTACCTGTTTGCTTTGACATTCGAACTTTACGCCAGGGCGAACCTTTATTGATAGCATGGCAAGAGGGGATAGATGTTTCCATAGGAGAAGTTTCTGTCGACAGTGCAGAGGCTAAAACAAAGGAGAACAGAAAGCTATTTGAGTTTGCTGGAATAGAATTGCCACTCGCCAGGATAAGACATAGAAGCAGACCGGACTCCCAAACTTACATTGCTTTGCCGGATGCAGTTGCGGAACAGGTTAAAAGCTGTTTTCCCAGTGGGCGGATGGTGAGTTCACTGGACATTCACTGTGTGGAAGTAGAGCGCCTTTCATTAGGAGATTATTTCTATCTTTATACCAGTCCACATTACTTATCCACCAATATGGATAATTCGGCGATTAAATCAGTGCAATTGCGGAATCTGTCGGAGGTGAAAACATTTGATATTGGGGGTGTACTTATACCGAAGCTGGAATTGTTATGGTCCCGAGAAAAACCTGAGCAGTCAAAAATTGAATTTCAGGATGTTACTGCAGATACCTTGACGCTGTGCCTTCCCAAGCTGGCGGAAAAAAACAAGTCGATACCAACCTGTGTCTATGGACGAGACCTTCACTCCGTAGGGCAGAGTGGTTGGTCTATTGACGAGATAGAGTTTAAAAATAATATTGGAGCTGAACCTTTATTACAACTGGGGCAAGTTGTCACTGAAAGAATGTCTTTCTCTGCCAGTACTCTCGATCTATATGGGCTGAATATAAACAATGTCCTGTTTTGTGGTTTACAGGCCTTTTTCTCAGAAAATAATAGCGAGATGAGGCTTGCCGATTGTATTGAGACGCCACAAGTCAGCTTTAGTGGCTCATGGGTAAAGGTGGGAATAGGACCCGGTGCTACCCGGTTGGAATTGGGACCACTAAAGAGCGAGCCTATCGCCTTTTGGCAAAAGGGTAGTGATTACTTGCAGGCAGGGGTACAGAGTCTGAGTTGGGGCCATTTTGTCTGGGACAGTGGCGCAGTATTTTCAGTATCAGATTTAAATTTACTAAATATCCGGGTGTGCACCAAGGATACAGGACTGGCAGTAACGGTGGCCAAGTTGAACCGGGCTAAGGTAGGCGATTCCCATCACTGCTTTGGTGTGGATAGGTTATCCATGCCTGGATTGCAGAAAATAAAGCTATCTACTCCTTGGTCAGTGCAAGGCTCCGTGGAACTGGTGGGATTATCCATACCCAGAAAAAAGCTGGGACCACTAAAAATCCCAAAATTTGAAATCGATAATATCTCTCTGCAAGGTGAATCTCTCGCTCAAGCAACTGGTGCCAGGGGGTGTATGCCCGCAGGTATGCTAAAAGATGACAAAATTGCTCCCTGCTATGAATTTGGGGCATTTAGTATTGGCAAGGCAGAGGGCACTAATGGTGCTGGCGGGCGGCAGCTTATACTTTCGGGGATCAAAATTAGTAATGTAAAGCTGCATGAACAGAATTTTCCGCAGGACTTGCCTCTTAAGCTTTTATCTGTATCCGGTATGGGGGCCGGGCACTTAAGTATTGGTCGGCAGGGAATTGATTTTAGAGAATTACAGTTCGAGGAGATTGCTGGTTGTTTTCCCAGTGGCTACCTGGATCAGGGCGATCACTGCTTTAGTTTTTCAAGTTTAATGTTGGAGGGAAACTACCATCGCGGCCAAGGGGCTGATCTCTCGGTTGTACGGGTCAATGGTATAACCTTGTTTTCACCGACAGGGGAAGAGTTAGTACACGGTGAGAGTATTACCTTTTCGAATTTACTCTTTACGGATACTGAGTGGCGCTTTGCCACTGCTGAGGCCCTTCATTTTCACTTTTTTGAACGAAATCCAGGAAGCCTGGAGTTTGATCGTCATAGATGGATGGCTGATTTCAAGTCCCTTTGGGTTGAAGGCTTAAGCTACTACCGTCCAAAGAAGCTTCTCAATATTGGGTTTATCGATTTCCTGCGCCCCCGATTCATTCTTTTGAGGGACTTGTCTGGAAAGTTCCCTGTAGCCAGGAAGATAAATGAGCTGAGAGGGTTTGGTGGTATTGATACATTTACGTTCAGAGAGAAGGGTGTTTCCCCTTTGCTGTACCATCTCGGTGATCTCTATCTAAAACATGGTACTTTCAGTTGGGTCGATCACCAGGATGAATTCCGAGCTCGCCTGCCAGTCAGGGATATCAATTTTAATCTCAGCGATTTAAGCAATCTGGCTGAACATCCCCCGGCGGTAATTGTCGTCAATGGGAGGCCTGGTGGATTTGGTGAAGTTCAGATAGGGGGTACGGTAGATTACCTGGGCGACAAAAAGTGGAATGCGGATCTCACCGGATACCTTACCAGCGTAAACCTGATTCCTGCTACGCCCTATATGGCGAAGTTATTGGGTTATAAAATTCTTCAAGGACAAGGAGATGCTGTAGTTAATATCCAGGTATTCGAGAACCAGCTGAATGGTTTTGCCGATATTCGACTAGAGAAACTAAAAGTTCGCCGAGTTCGGAAAGATGATCAGCTTCCAGTAAAGTCAACGCTGATACCCCTGAACGTTGCTTTGTGGCTGCTCAAAGATGGTAAAGGAGATATCAGGTTTAGTATGCCGGTAAGTGGCAATATTCGCGATCCCAAATTTTCTTTTAGCTTTGTATTTAGTGAACTCCTACAGAAGGCAATTATAGATGCCCTGATTAGCTACTTTACTCCTTATGGGGTTTATCTGTTGGTGCGCTATGCCTGGGGGCGATTCCGGGCTAAATCTTTTACCTCTATCGATTTTGAGCCAGGCAGCTCAGAATTGACTAACCTGGCATTGACTCAGCTGCAACGTATGGTGTTTGTGCTACACAAAAACCCTGATGCGCGGCCGGGTGTCTGTGGTATTTCCAATGCCAGAGACTGGCAAGCCCTCTATCCCTATGCGGCGGCGGGTATAAGTAGGAGTCGAAGAGCTCTGGTTGCATTCTATCGCAATCCACCTCTGGAGCTTCGTGAAGAACTGGAAAACCTGGCAATGGAGCGTAGCAGAGTAGTAGAGAGATATTTAATTGATGCAGGAATTGAAGCCTCGGAATTAATTCCCTGTGCACCTGATTATATTGGTAAGGACTTTGGTGATCCGAGAGTTGAGTTTTCAAATTAG